The Dama dama isolate Ldn47 chromosome 3, ASM3311817v1, whole genome shotgun sequence genome has a segment encoding these proteins:
- the LOC133041321 gene encoding olfactory receptor 8H1-like, with translation MGERDITLVSDFILMGLTDSEYIQLVLFTLFLLMYLITVLGNVGMILIICLDSKLLTPMYFFFSHLSFLDLIYSSVITPKTLDNLLTSIKTISYLNCCTQMYFFVFLGATKCFLLSSMAYDCYVATCNPLHYPVIMPIGRCCSLVFGSYLIGFTDSFVNVFCMNKLHFCDSNVIYHFFCDTSPILSLSCTDTHDIEIMIFIVAGCTLVVSLITISMSYVSILSTILKITSTSGKWKAFSTCASHLLGVTIFYGTVIFTYVKPNKSYSLGKDQVASVFYTIVIPMLNPLIYSLRNKEVKNAVSRVIQKRKVSKQLK, from the coding sequence ATGGGTGAAAGGGATATCACACTTGTGTCTGATTTCATCCTCATGGGACTGACAGACTCTGAATATATCCAGCTGGTCCTGTTCACCCTCTTCCTCCTGATGTACCTGATCACTGTGCTGGGGAATGTGGGGATGATACTGATAATCTGCCTGGATTCCAAGCTTCTCACACCCATGTATTTTTTCTTCAGTCACTTGTCATTTCTTGACCTCATTTACTCAAGTGTCATCACCCCTAAAACCTTAGACAACTTACTGACTTCTATCAAAACTATTTCATACCTGAACTGCTGCACTCAGatgtatttctttgtctttttgggTGCCACTAAatgtttccttctctcctccatgGCCTATGATTGCTATGTAGCCACCTGCAACCCTCTGCATTACCCCGTCATTATGCCCATCGGGCGATGCTGTTCTCTTGTCTTTGGATCTTATTTGATTGGCTTTACAGATTCCTTTGTCAATGTGTTTTGCATGAACAAATTGCATTTCTGCGACTCCAATGTAATCTATCACTTTTTCTGTGACACATCCCCAATTCTATCCCTGTCCTGCACTGACACACACGACATTGAAATCATGATATTCATTGTTGCTGGCTGTACCCTAGTGGTGTCTCTTATCACAATATCCATGTCCTATGTGTCCATCCTGTCCACCATCCTGAAAATTACTTCCACTTCAGGGAAGTGGAAAGCCTTCTCTACCTGTGCCTCCCATCTCCTGGGAGTAACCATCTTTTACGGCACTGTGATTTTCACTTACGTAAAACCAAATAAGTCCTACTCCTTGGGAAAGGATCAAGTGGCTTCTGTTTTTTATACTATTGTCATCCCCATGCTGAATCCCCTCATATACAGTCTTAGaaacaaagaagtgaaaaatgctgTCAGTAGAGTCATTCAGAAAAGAAAGGTTTCCAAGCAATTAAAATAA